A single window of Undibacterium sp. 5I1 DNA harbors:
- a CDS encoding enoyl-CoA hydratase/isomerase family protein, with amino-acid sequence MQQATKQAIIYTVDDGIATLTLNRPSQKNALDMTMRNEIADVMSAIRHDRHIKSLIITGAGGAFCSGGDIRTMDADGTAEDGRGRMAELHLWLEELITLDRPVIAAVDGAAYGAGFGLALAADFIIATPRARFCLAFLRLGLIPDCGVFYTLPRIVGLQRAKELAFSAREITAEEAKKMGIVFEIQPEEKLAERAHEMAHSFTQGSQTAISLAKRAMNASLGSNLTTMLEMEATGQGLARSTSYHRDAVKRFLSKQALAFKWPGI; translated from the coding sequence ATGCAGCAAGCAACGAAACAGGCCATTATTTATACGGTCGACGACGGCATCGCAACCTTGACTTTGAACCGGCCATCACAAAAAAATGCGCTTGATATGACGATGCGAAACGAGATCGCCGATGTCATGTCGGCTATTCGTCATGATCGTCATATCAAGTCCTTGATTATTACTGGAGCAGGAGGCGCTTTTTGTTCTGGCGGCGACATTCGTACAATGGATGCTGACGGTACCGCAGAAGACGGGCGCGGCAGAATGGCAGAGCTACACCTCTGGCTGGAGGAGTTGATTACATTAGATCGTCCTGTGATTGCGGCGGTAGACGGTGCCGCCTACGGTGCTGGATTTGGACTGGCATTAGCAGCAGATTTTATTATAGCTACCCCAAGAGCACGATTTTGCCTTGCCTTCTTACGTTTAGGTCTGATACCCGATTGCGGCGTTTTTTATACTTTACCGCGCATCGTCGGATTACAAAGAGCAAAAGAATTGGCATTTTCTGCCAGAGAAATCACTGCTGAAGAAGCTAAGAAAATGGGAATCGTCTTTGAGATACAGCCAGAAGAAAAATTAGCTGAGCGTGCGCATGAAATGGCACACAGTTTTACCCAGGGATCACAAACAGCCATCAGCCTGGCCAAGCGCGCGATGAACGCATCACTAGGAAGTAACTTGACGACGATGTTAGAAATGGAAGCAACAGGTCAAGGCCTAGCGCGTTCCACAAGCTATCATCGTGACGCTGTTAAACGGTTTTTGAGCAAGCAAGCGTTAGCGTTTAAATGGCCTGGCATTTAG
- a CDS encoding class I adenylate-forming enzyme family protein has product MDQYQNAVATVLQKEFATISELIQLHAVYRPQHLAYIQNAQTLTYQELDQMMDLVVKSLQRNQIQAGDAIAICASTSFDYVIVFLGALRAGVVVAPLAPSTTAEGLLSMITDADASIVFLDQDMTLEMASVLDQINVPIISVGSVAKNSLVSWLAPSIIDDSPVNAPDIRPDSAFNIIYSSGTTGKPKGIVQPYAMRWAHVQRGQFSGYSADTVTLLSTPLYSNTTLVSFFATVAMGGTSILMAKFDVKTYLSLAQQYRVTHTMLVPVQYQRLMAYPDFDQHDLSSYRFKFSTSAPFSAALKKDVLVRWPGGLTELYGMTEGGGTCMLLAHQYPAKLHTVGQPAPGSEFRIIDEQGQPLPVGQQGEIVGRSMGMMSGYHKLPEKTAETEWYDADGVRFIRTGDVGRFDEDGFLTLMDRKKDMIISGGFNIYPSDIEAILSQHPDVADLAVVGVPSSQWGETPIAFVVVNSTNVTAAEILSWANTRLGKMQRLAHVEVVVSLPRSPIGKILKRELRDQYQNHSGLG; this is encoded by the coding sequence ATGGATCAGTATCAAAATGCGGTTGCGACGGTGTTACAAAAGGAGTTTGCGACCATTTCAGAACTGATTCAATTGCATGCAGTATATCGGCCGCAGCATTTGGCCTATATTCAGAATGCTCAAACGCTGACATATCAAGAGCTCGACCAGATGATGGATCTAGTCGTTAAATCGTTGCAGCGCAACCAGATACAAGCTGGCGACGCGATCGCGATTTGCGCCTCGACCTCATTCGACTATGTCATCGTATTTTTAGGCGCGCTGAGAGCGGGTGTAGTTGTTGCACCGCTGGCACCATCGACTACAGCAGAAGGTTTGCTGTCGATGATCACTGATGCTGATGCGAGCATCGTTTTTTTGGATCAGGATATGACTCTGGAGATGGCATCCGTCCTTGATCAGATCAATGTGCCCATTATTTCTGTCGGTTCTGTTGCAAAGAATTCTCTGGTGAGCTGGCTGGCACCTTCCATCATTGACGACAGTCCCGTTAACGCACCAGATATTCGGCCTGATTCCGCGTTCAATATTATTTATTCGTCAGGAACGACAGGCAAACCTAAGGGTATCGTTCAACCTTACGCGATGCGTTGGGCGCATGTACAGCGAGGCCAATTTAGCGGCTATAGTGCAGATACTGTGACTTTGCTATCGACCCCGCTGTATTCAAATACTACGCTGGTCAGTTTTTTTGCCACGGTGGCAATGGGCGGAACAAGCATTTTAATGGCGAAGTTTGACGTAAAAACATATCTCTCTTTGGCGCAGCAGTACCGGGTTACACACACCATGCTCGTGCCAGTACAGTACCAGCGTCTAATGGCGTATCCTGATTTTGATCAGCACGATTTGTCGTCATATCGGTTTAAGTTCTCAACCAGCGCGCCATTTTCTGCCGCGCTGAAAAAAGATGTGCTGGTCCGCTGGCCTGGTGGTTTAACTGAGTTATATGGCATGACCGAAGGTGGCGGCACTTGTATGCTGCTGGCGCATCAGTATCCAGCCAAGCTGCATACCGTGGGACAGCCTGCTCCCGGTAGCGAGTTTCGGATTATTGATGAGCAAGGTCAGCCATTACCGGTCGGGCAGCAGGGTGAAATCGTCGGACGCTCTATGGGTATGATGTCCGGTTATCACAAATTGCCAGAGAAGACAGCTGAGACAGAATGGTATGACGCTGATGGTGTACGCTTTATTCGGACCGGTGATGTTGGCCGGTTTGATGAAGACGGTTTCTTAACGTTAATGGATCGTAAAAAAGATATGATCATTTCAGGTGGCTTCAACATCTACCCGAGCGATATAGAGGCGATTCTATCTCAGCATCCAGATGTTGCTGATCTCGCGGTAGTCGGAGTTCCTTCCTCTCAATGGGGAGAAACTCCCATAGCCTTTGTAGTGGTCAATAGCACTAATGTGACGGCAGCCGAGATTTTGTCCTGGGCAAATACCCGACTAGGAAAAATGCAGCGCCTTGCTCATGTCGAAGTTGTCGTTTCTTTGCCGCGAAGTCCGATAGGAAAAATTCTGAAACGAGAGCTACGCGACCAATATCAGAACCACTCCGGTTTGGGATAA
- a CDS encoding polysaccharide deacetylase family protein: MRNFILCIFVTLIFLNCSLAKAQESVPTAQEHSVAEESKTIRKHRLKKLIEHLSIDSDTLHRQCRYESEIAATPPHKTVVLTFDDGPDPEQTKYILSVLEKYNVPGSFFMIGEKAQAHPDLVSLVQASTHAMIGVHSWSHPNFHDISVAEQTTEVEKSVALFSKATPQKFFRYPYGNSTCDSNQLVKSLDYKIVGWHVDSCDWAFDHKGVVDLKEALSCGVLPQNRENFLEHVLSSVRTHGGGIILMHEIHPNTIRQLDKIVATLQAEGFTFGRLTDVDFEKMLP, translated from the coding sequence ATGCGTAATTTCATTCTCTGTATTTTCGTGACGTTGATCTTTTTAAATTGTTCTTTGGCAAAAGCACAAGAAAGCGTCCCGACAGCCCAAGAGCACTCTGTCGCAGAGGAATCTAAAACAATACGCAAACATCGCTTGAAAAAGTTGATAGAGCACCTGTCGATTGATAGCGATACCTTGCATCGTCAGTGCCGTTATGAGTCCGAGATTGCCGCCACGCCGCCACATAAAACAGTCGTGCTGACCTTTGATGATGGCCCTGATCCAGAGCAAACTAAATACATACTTTCTGTGCTGGAAAAATATAATGTGCCCGGTAGTTTCTTCATGATTGGAGAAAAAGCGCAGGCGCATCCTGATCTAGTCAGTCTGGTACAGGCATCGACGCATGCAATGATCGGCGTGCATTCATGGAGTCATCCCAATTTTCACGACATCTCTGTCGCCGAGCAAACTACAGAAGTAGAGAAGAGTGTGGCCTTGTTCTCTAAAGCGACGCCGCAAAAATTCTTCCGCTACCCCTATGGCAACTCAACTTGCGATTCCAATCAATTAGTGAAGTCCTTAGATTATAAAATCGTAGGATGGCATGTTGATTCCTGCGACTGGGCTTTTGATCACAAAGGCGTTGTAGATTTAAAAGAGGCACTGAGTTGCGGCGTTCTCCCGCAAAACCGAGAAAACTTTTTAGAGCATGTACTATCATCAGTCCGTACCCATGGTGGCGGTATTATTCTGATGCATGAGATTCATCCCAATACCATCAGACAATTAGATAAGATCGTCGCTACTTTGCAGGCGGAGGGTTTTACATTTGGTCGATTGACTGATGTCGATTTTGAAAAGATGTTGCCTTAA
- a CDS encoding NAD-dependent epimerase/dehydratase family protein: protein MTTNNKQLGKPRLLIFGCGDVGMRLLPLLRERFRIFAVTSQPARHAELRAAGAIPITANLDQPHTLARLKGLAQMVVHLAPPRSEGEADIRTRNLTAILPDKSRLVYVSTTGVYGDCQGAQFNETRPVAPQNARARRRVAAEQCLRQWARRSQSSLSILRVPGIYAADRLPLDRLKKGTPALQASDDVYTNHIHADDLAMLIKLALFRASSNRVYHTVDDSDMKMADYFDLVADAFDLPHPPRLPRSELAQQVTPMLLSFMSESRRMLNQRIKAELGMRLLYPTVEQGILSAKTVI, encoded by the coding sequence ATGACAACGAATAACAAGCAACTAGGCAAGCCGCGCTTACTGATTTTTGGCTGCGGTGATGTTGGCATGCGTCTCCTGCCCCTATTGCGTGAACGCTTCCGCATTTTTGCTGTGACCAGTCAGCCGGCAAGACATGCCGAATTGCGGGCCGCCGGTGCCATTCCGATCACCGCTAACCTGGATCAGCCGCATACCTTGGCACGTCTAAAGGGGCTGGCGCAAATGGTTGTCCATTTGGCACCGCCGCGATCAGAAGGTGAAGCTGATATCCGAACCCGAAATTTGACCGCCATTTTACCCGACAAGAGTCGCCTTGTTTATGTCAGTACGACTGGCGTGTATGGCGATTGTCAAGGTGCACAGTTTAATGAAACCCGCCCAGTCGCACCACAAAACGCCCGTGCCCGTCGTCGTGTGGCTGCAGAGCAGTGCTTAAGACAGTGGGCCAGGCGCAGCCAATCCAGCTTATCTATTTTGCGAGTACCAGGGATTTATGCAGCAGATCGCCTGCCGCTTGATCGCTTAAAAAAAGGCACGCCAGCGCTGCAAGCATCAGATGATGTGTACACCAACCATATCCATGCGGACGATCTGGCGATGCTGATCAAGCTGGCCTTATTTCGCGCAAGTTCTAATCGTGTTTATCACACCGTTGACGACAGCGATATGAAGATGGCTGATTACTTTGATCTGGTCGCAGATGCGTTTGATTTGCCGCACCCGCCGCGCTTGCCACGCTCTGAGCTAGCGCAACAGGTGACACCAATGCTGCTGTCGTTTATGTCGGAGTCGCGTCGCATGTTAAATCAGCGCATCAAAGCAGAACTGGGCATGCGTTTGCTTTATCCGACGGTTGAGCAGGGGATTCTGTCAGCTAAAACTGTTATTTGA
- a CDS encoding CDP-6-deoxy-delta-3,4-glucoseen reductase produces the protein MTFQVTVNPSGSQFSCDEGETILAAALRAGVGLPYGCKNGACGSCKGKISSGSVTHGNHQQRALSDAEEAEGMSLFCCARPDSDVIIEARVIASSGDYPLKKMPSRVAKLEKLSDDVMLIALQLPANERLQYRAGQYIEFLLRDGKRRSYSMANAPHLDEQITLHVRHMPGGLFTDQVFGTLKERDILRFEGPQGTFFLREDSDKPIVLLASGTGFAPIKALVEHMIYSKSTRPVTLYWGGRRPQDLYMNTLCEEWASTIPHFTYVPVVSDALPEDSWTGRTGFVHQAVIADHTDLSGYQVYACGAPIVVDSAKRDFVQLCQLPEDEFYADSFTSEADLES, from the coding sequence ATGACTTTTCAAGTAACTGTAAATCCAAGCGGCAGCCAATTCAGCTGCGATGAAGGCGAAACCATCCTGGCGGCAGCGCTGCGCGCCGGCGTTGGCTTACCTTATGGCTGTAAAAATGGCGCCTGCGGCTCCTGTAAAGGCAAAATTAGCAGCGGTAGTGTAACCCACGGCAACCATCAGCAAAGAGCCTTATCGGATGCGGAAGAAGCAGAAGGTATGTCGTTATTTTGCTGCGCCCGCCCTGATTCTGATGTCATTATCGAAGCACGGGTTATTGCCTCTAGCGGTGACTATCCGCTGAAAAAAATGCCAAGCCGCGTTGCGAAGCTAGAAAAATTATCCGACGATGTGATGTTAATTGCACTGCAATTACCGGCCAATGAGCGCCTGCAATATCGTGCTGGTCAATATATTGAATTTTTGCTGCGCGATGGCAAGCGCCGCAGCTACAGCATGGCAAATGCTCCTCATCTGGATGAACAGATTACTTTGCATGTACGTCATATGCCCGGCGGATTATTTACTGATCAGGTATTTGGCACCTTGAAAGAGCGCGACATTCTGCGCTTTGAAGGTCCGCAAGGCACTTTCTTCCTGCGTGAGGATTCAGACAAGCCCATCGTGTTACTGGCTTCTGGTACCGGTTTCGCACCGATCAAAGCGCTGGTCGAACATATGATTTACAGCAAATCCACTCGTCCGGTGACGCTGTACTGGGGTGGCCGTCGTCCACAGGATTTGTACATGAACACATTGTGCGAGGAATGGGCAAGCACCATCCCTCACTTCACTTATGTACCAGTGGTATCAGACGCTTTGCCAGAAGACAGCTGGACAGGCCGTACCGGCTTTGTGCATCAGGCAGTTATCGCAGATCACACGGACTTGTCTGGCTACCAGGTGTACGCCTGCGGTGCACCTATAGTGGTGGATTCTGCGAAACGCGATTTTGTACAGTTGTGCCAGTTGCCGGAAGACGAGTTCTATGCGGATTCGTTCACGTCGGAAGCCGATTTGGAGAGCTGA
- a CDS encoding acetylornithine transaminase gives MEFSQYNVNALMYITPRPELVFTEGSGMWLTDHKGKRYLDYLQGWAVNCLGHSPQCIQDALVAQSKKLLNPSPAFYNAPMIELATLLTANSCFDRVFFANSGAEANEGAIKLARKWGKNNKNGAFEIITFDHGFHGRTLATMSASGKPGWDTMFAPQVTGFPKADLNDIASVEKLITDKTVAVMLEPVQGEGGVIPASREFMQALGALTKQHNILLIVDEVQSGMGRTGKLFGYQLSNIEPDIMTLGKGIGGGVPLAALLCREEVACFVPGDQGGTYNGNPLMTAVGVAVIKELLAPGFMESVNEKAAYLSTALLKLSEQFGMQGERGEGLLRALKLGSDIGPKIVEIARNMEPVGLLLNSPRPDLLRFMPALNVSIAELDQMIAMLTEVLVQLKK, from the coding sequence ATGGAATTCAGTCAGTACAACGTCAATGCCCTCATGTACATCACACCGCGCCCGGAGCTGGTTTTTACCGAAGGCAGCGGTATGTGGCTGACAGATCACAAGGGCAAACGTTATCTGGATTATCTGCAAGGCTGGGCGGTTAACTGTCTTGGTCATTCACCACAATGCATACAGGATGCGCTGGTCGCACAGTCCAAAAAACTGTTGAATCCATCACCGGCTTTTTACAATGCGCCGATGATAGAACTGGCCACGCTGCTGACAGCAAACTCATGCTTCGACCGCGTCTTCTTCGCCAACAGTGGTGCAGAAGCAAATGAAGGCGCGATCAAACTAGCGCGCAAATGGGGCAAAAATAATAAAAATGGCGCCTTCGAAATCATCACCTTTGATCATGGCTTCCACGGTCGCACTTTGGCCACGATGTCGGCCTCTGGCAAGCCAGGTTGGGACACCATGTTCGCCCCACAAGTCACTGGCTTTCCAAAAGCCGATTTAAACGATATCGCCTCGGTAGAAAAACTCATCACCGACAAAACAGTCGCCGTGATGCTGGAACCTGTGCAAGGCGAAGGCGGCGTCATCCCTGCCAGCCGCGAGTTTATGCAAGCGCTAGGTGCTTTAACCAAGCAGCACAATATTTTGTTGATCGTTGATGAAGTGCAATCAGGGATGGGGCGTACTGGAAAATTATTCGGCTATCAGTTATCGAATATTGAACCGGACATCATGACCTTGGGTAAAGGTATCGGCGGTGGCGTGCCATTAGCTGCTTTATTATGCCGCGAAGAAGTCGCTTGTTTTGTACCAGGCGATCAAGGCGGCACTTACAACGGCAATCCACTGATGACCGCTGTCGGCGTTGCAGTCATCAAAGAATTATTAGCGCCAGGCTTTATGGAATCGGTCAATGAAAAAGCGGCTTATCTTAGTACAGCGTTGCTCAAATTGTCAGAACAGTTTGGGATGCAAGGCGAACGTGGTGAAGGCTTGTTGCGCGCGCTAAAATTGGGTTCTGATATCGGACCAAAAATCGTCGAAATTGCACGAAATATGGAGCCCGTCGGCTTACTGCTAAACTCGCCGCGCCCGGATTTACTACGTTTTATGCCTGCGCTCAATGTCAGTATTGCAGAGCTGGATCAGATGATCGCCATGCTGACCGAAGTGCTGGTTCAGTTGAAAAAATAA
- a CDS encoding FMN-binding negative transcriptional regulator, with translation MYLPTHFQQNDPALLLEVMRRYNFVSLVCNVDGVPFASHVPVLAEEYEGQIIIDGHLALPNPQWKAIEAGTAMLAIFHGPHTYVSPSLYQPGNRVPTWDYIAVHATGTAQTLHDADSKLAVLGKLIQHHEPDFQTRFDDMPTAARDGLLKGIVAFRIKVEKLEGKFKLGQHRIKDDIKGAKQSLYQTGDDNQQDIAAWMQRLGYWDKD, from the coding sequence ATGTATCTGCCAACCCACTTCCAGCAAAACGATCCGGCTTTGTTACTAGAAGTCATGCGCCGCTATAACTTTGTCAGCCTGGTCTGCAATGTAGATGGCGTGCCGTTTGCCAGCCATGTGCCGGTGCTGGCGGAAGAATACGAGGGACAAATCATCATCGACGGCCATCTTGCGCTACCAAATCCACAATGGAAAGCCATAGAAGCTGGTACGGCTATGCTAGCGATTTTTCATGGTCCGCACACCTACGTTTCGCCCTCTTTATACCAACCCGGCAATCGGGTACCGACTTGGGATTACATCGCGGTACATGCCACTGGCACTGCGCAGACACTGCATGATGCTGATAGCAAATTAGCGGTACTTGGCAAATTAATTCAGCATCACGAACCAGACTTCCAAACTCGCTTTGATGACATGCCCACGGCTGCAAGAGACGGCCTGTTAAAAGGCATCGTCGCATTCCGTATCAAGGTAGAAAAGCTGGAAGGAAAATTCAAACTCGGTCAACACAGAATCAAAGACGACATCAAAGGTGCGAAGCAATCCTTATATCAAACCGGCGACGATAATCAGCAAGATATCGCTGCTTGGATGCAGCGTTTGGGGTATTGGGATAAGGACTGA